From Gottschalkia purinilytica, one genomic window encodes:
- a CDS encoding Lsa family ABC-F type ribosomal protection protein, with protein MSLINVTNLTFAYEGSYDNIFENVSFQIDTDWKLGFTGRNGRGKITFLNLLLGKYEYNGNISANVTFEYFPYQVQEQSNFTIDVIREISPNSMDWEIVKELSLLDMNYDALYRQFYTLSKGEQTKALLAAMFLKENSFLLIDEPTNHLDAEARQKLCNYLKKKKGFILISHDRFFLDNCIDHILSINKTNIEIQKGNFSSWWRNKELQDGFELAENEKLKKDIKRLSSSAKRTSTWSDSVESSKYGTTNSGSKLDKGYVGHKAAKMMKRAKNIEARQQNMIEEKSKLLKNIESNESLKIVPLTFYDKKLVELTDVAIEYDDRIVCEGVNFTIEQGERIAIQGKNGSGKSSILKLIYGEDIPHSGIVRKNNKLIISYVSQDTSDLYGNLSEYADKHCIDESLFKSMLRKLDFSREQFEKNIGDFSGGQKKKVLIAASLCEQAHLYIWDEPLNFIDVISRMQIEKLLIEHEPTILFVEHDSAFCENVATKIIKL; from the coding sequence ATGTCTTTAATAAATGTTACAAACCTAACCTTTGCTTATGAAGGTAGCTATGATAATATTTTTGAAAATGTAAGTTTTCAAATTGATACTGATTGGAAATTAGGCTTTACTGGAAGAAATGGAAGAGGAAAGATTACTTTTCTAAATCTTTTGCTTGGGAAATACGAATATAATGGAAACATTTCAGCTAATGTGACTTTTGAATATTTTCCTTATCAGGTGCAGGAGCAAAGCAATTTCACCATAGATGTCATAAGGGAGATTAGTCCAAATTCAATGGATTGGGAAATAGTAAAAGAATTATCTTTGTTAGATATGAACTATGATGCTTTATATAGACAGTTTTATACACTATCTAAAGGAGAACAGACCAAAGCATTGTTGGCTGCTATGTTTTTGAAGGAGAATTCCTTCTTACTCATTGATGAGCCTACCAATCACTTGGATGCTGAAGCTAGGCAAAAACTATGTAATTACTTGAAAAAAAAGAAAGGATTTATTCTGATTTCACATGATAGGTTTTTTTTGGATAATTGTATTGACCATATCTTGTCTATTAATAAAACTAATATTGAAATACAAAAAGGAAATTTTTCTTCATGGTGGAGAAACAAAGAATTACAAGATGGTTTTGAGCTAGCAGAAAACGAAAAATTGAAAAAGGATATTAAAAGACTTTCCAGCTCGGCAAAACGTACATCTACGTGGTCAGATAGTGTTGAAAGCAGCAAGTATGGAACTACTAATTCTGGGAGCAAATTAGATAAAGGATATGTTGGACATAAAGCTGCAAAAATGATGAAGCGTGCTAAAAATATAGAAGCTAGACAACAAAACATGATTGAGGAAAAATCAAAGCTTCTTAAAAATATTGAATCTAATGAAAGTTTAAAAATAGTACCGCTTACTTTTTATGATAAAAAGCTTGTAGAACTTACAGATGTTGCAATTGAATATGATGATAGAATTGTCTGTGAAGGAGTAAACTTCACTATAGAGCAAGGTGAAAGAATTGCTATTCAAGGAAAGAATGGCAGCGGAAAATCAAGTATATTGAAATTAATTTATGGAGAAGATATCCCCCATAGTGGAATTGTAAGAAAGAATAATAAATTAATCATTTCGTATGTTTCGCAAGATACTTCAGATTTATATGGTAACTTATCTGAGTATGCAGATAAACATTGTATTGACGAGAGTTTATTTAAATCTATGCTTAGAAAACTTGATTTTTCAAGAGAACAGTTTGAAAAGAATATCGGGGATTTTAGTGGAGGACAGAAGAAAAAGGTATTGATTGCCGCAAGTTTGTGTGAACAGGCACATTTATATATTTGGGATGAACCATTGAATTTTATTGATGTCATTTCTCGTATGCAGATTGAGAAACTGTTAATTGAACATGAACCTACAATTTTGTTTGTTGAGCATGATAGTGCATTTTGTGAAAATGTTGCAACAAAAATAATAAAATTGTAA
- a CDS encoding DNA-methyltransferase, whose translation MEVKCMELNIIINQDCLKGMKTLKDNIVDLIIADPPYNLSKGGEWKWDNSVKLAGMGGNWNKVMESWDNMSLSEYFAFTITWLTEAQRILKPTGSMWIFGTYHNIGIINVVCQLLNIEIINEVIWYKRNAFPNLAGRRLTASHETILWCNKGGKKREYYFDYEYSKNGNFDYDSLKQPGKQMRTVWDISNNKEKRELEYGKHPTQKPLRILKRMIQLSSREGDIMLTPFSGAGSECLAAKELGRNYVGYEVDPHYVDIAHKRLEHAMLNNQMNIFDSINKGEE comes from the coding sequence ATGGAGGTAAAATGTATGGAGTTAAATATTATTATCAATCAAGATTGTTTAAAAGGAATGAAAACCCTTAAAGACAATATAGTTGATTTGATTATAGCAGATCCGCCTTATAATTTATCAAAAGGTGGCGAGTGGAAATGGGATAATAGTGTAAAACTTGCAGGCATGGGTGGCAATTGGAACAAGGTTATGGAAAGTTGGGACAATATGTCTTTATCGGAGTACTTTGCCTTTACAATTACTTGGCTAACTGAAGCGCAAAGAATTCTAAAACCAACTGGTTCTATGTGGATTTTTGGTACATATCACAACATTGGAATTATAAATGTAGTTTGTCAACTTCTTAATATAGAAATTATTAACGAAGTTATTTGGTACAAGCGTAATGCCTTTCCTAATTTAGCTGGTAGGCGATTAACTGCTAGCCACGAAACCATATTATGGTGTAATAAAGGCGGTAAAAAGCGTGAGTATTATTTTGACTATGAATATTCTAAAAATGGTAATTTTGATTACGATTCTTTAAAGCAGCCTGGAAAACAGATGAGAACTGTATGGGATATATCTAATAACAAAGAGAAACGTGAATTAGAATATGGGAAACATCCTACCCAAAAGCCTCTAAGGATTCTTAAAAGAATGATTCAACTTTCATCAAGAGAAGGAGATATTATGCTAACACCCTTTTCAGGAGCTGGGAGTGAATGTTTAGCAGCTAAGGAACTGGGTCGAAACTATGTAGGGTATGAAGTTGACCCTCATTATGTAGATATTGCACATAAAAGATTGGAACATGCTATGTTAAATAATCAAATGAATATTTTTGATAGTATTAACAAAGGTGAAGAATAA
- a CDS encoding FxsA family protein yields the protein MLFKLLLVFTIVPLVELALLIKLAQVTDIRTTIAIVLVTGLAGAYLARTEGTLILYKIKQELNEGRIPGTELINGLCVIVGSALLITPGIISDIVGITLALPITRRFYGKIIKKVFSNMIRKGTVGYYFKRWK from the coding sequence ATGTTATTTAAGCTGTTACTAGTTTTTACTATTGTACCATTAGTAGAACTAGCGTTATTAATAAAACTAGCACAGGTAACAGACATAAGAACTACAATTGCTATAGTATTAGTTACTGGACTTGCAGGGGCTTATTTAGCAAGAACTGAAGGAACCTTAATACTATATAAGATAAAACAAGAATTAAATGAAGGTAGAATTCCAGGAACTGAACTTATCAATGGATTATGTGTTATAGTAGGTAGTGCTTTACTTATAACTCCAGGTATTATAAGTGATATTGTAGGAATTACATTAGCTCTACCTATTACTAGAAGATTTTATGGTAAAATAATAAAAAAAGTATTTTCAAACATGATAAGAAAAGGTACAGTAGGTTACTATTTTAAAAGGTGGAAGTAA
- a CDS encoding acyl-CoA thioesterase, with product MINETLIRVRYAETDQMGVVYHSNYFIWFEIGRTEFFRTLGMEYKELEMREILVPVVDVGCKYKISAKYDDELIIKTRLKELTSVKLKFEYEIVRKKDESLLATGYTIHAFVSKELRPVNFKKKYRDIWDKLDQNIKEE from the coding sequence ATGATAAATGAAACTTTAATTAGAGTAAGATATGCAGAAACAGATCAAATGGGAGTAGTCTATCATTCAAACTACTTTATATGGTTTGAAATAGGAAGAACTGAATTTTTTAGGACACTAGGTATGGAATATAAAGAGCTAGAAATGAGAGAAATATTAGTTCCAGTAGTAGATGTAGGATGTAAATATAAGATATCAGCTAAATATGATGATGAATTAATTATAAAAACAAGGTTAAAAGAATTGACTTCTGTAAAGCTAAAATTTGAATATGAAATAGTGAGAAAAAAAGATGAATCACTTTTAGCAACAGGGTATACAATACATGCTTTCGTATCTAAAGAATTAAGGCCAGTAAACTTTAAAAAGAAGTATAGAGATATTTGGGATAAATTAGACCAAAATATCAAGGAGGAATAA
- the pyk gene encoding pyruvate kinase, with product MKKTKIVCTIGPASESESILEKLMVSGMNVTRLNFSHGKHEEHQARIDTIKKVREKLDLPVAIMLDTKGPEIRTRDFENGCVELQDGQEFTLTTREIMGNENICSITYEGLPEDISAGDKILIDDGLIELEVEEIIDNTDIKCIVRNGGPVKNHKGVNAPGVKINLPSTTNKDVEDIIFGIKNEVDFIAASFIRKASDVISIRKVLEDNDGDNIQIISKIENREGVENIDEIIEFSDGIMVARGDLGVEIPAEEVPLVQKMIIKKCNELGKPVITATQMLDSMIRNPRPTRAEVTDVANAILDGTDSIMLSGEAAIGKYPVEAVKTMTNIALKIEESINYSELLRSKSIGKDTTVTNAISHATCGTAQDLGASAIVTPTSSGYTARAISKFRPKSPIVATTPKKDVMRKLAIVWGVYPILSESADTTDDLIDLSVECALEKGYVKQGDLVVITAGIPVGVSGSTNLIKVHIVGEIIIKGTGIGYKSANGKVCLALNIEDLQNKFEEGDILVSISTDKELTKYIEKAGAVITEEGGLTSHAAIVGLNLGKPVIVGAKGATEELKDGEIVTVDTVRGVVYKGETKVL from the coding sequence ATGAAAAAAACAAAAATAGTTTGTACCATTGGACCTGCATCAGAAAGTGAATCAATATTAGAAAAACTAATGGTCAGTGGAATGAATGTAACCCGACTTAATTTTTCACATGGAAAACATGAAGAACATCAGGCGAGAATAGATACTATAAAAAAAGTAAGAGAAAAGCTTGACTTACCAGTAGCTATAATGTTGGATACAAAAGGACCTGAGATAAGAACTAGAGATTTTGAAAATGGCTGTGTGGAACTACAAGATGGTCAAGAGTTTACACTAACTACAAGAGAGATAATGGGAAATGAGAACATATGTAGTATAACATATGAAGGGTTACCAGAAGATATAAGTGCAGGAGATAAGATATTAATTGATGATGGACTAATAGAATTAGAAGTAGAAGAAATTATAGATAATACAGATATAAAATGTATAGTTAGAAATGGTGGTCCAGTTAAAAATCACAAGGGAGTAAATGCACCTGGAGTAAAAATAAATCTTCCTTCAACAACAAATAAGGATGTGGAAGATATAATATTTGGAATTAAAAATGAAGTAGATTTTATAGCTGCTTCATTCATAAGAAAAGCTTCAGATGTTATATCAATAAGAAAAGTTCTAGAAGATAATGATGGAGATAATATTCAGATTATATCTAAAATAGAAAATCGTGAGGGTGTAGAAAATATAGATGAAATAATAGAATTTTCCGATGGAATAATGGTAGCTAGAGGAGACTTAGGAGTAGAGATACCAGCTGAGGAAGTACCTTTAGTTCAAAAAATGATAATAAAGAAATGTAATGAATTAGGAAAGCCAGTAATAACAGCTACTCAAATGTTGGATTCTATGATAAGAAATCCAAGACCAACTAGGGCTGAGGTTACAGATGTTGCTAATGCTATATTAGATGGAACAGATTCTATCATGCTATCAGGAGAAGCTGCAATAGGTAAATATCCTGTAGAAGCAGTTAAAACTATGACAAATATAGCATTAAAGATAGAAGAGTCTATTAATTATTCGGAGCTTCTAAGAAGTAAATCAATAGGTAAAGATACAACAGTAACTAATGCAATAAGCCATGCTACTTGTGGAACAGCTCAAGACTTAGGAGCATCTGCTATAGTAACACCAACTTCTTCAGGATATACGGCAAGAGCAATTTCAAAATTTAGACCAAAATCACCAATTGTAGCTACAACTCCTAAAAAAGACGTAATGAGAAAATTAGCTATAGTTTGGGGAGTGTATCCAATACTATCAGAGAGTGCAGATACTACAGATGATCTTATAGATCTATCAGTTGAGTGTGCATTAGAAAAAGGATATGTAAAACAAGGAGATTTAGTAGTAATTACAGCAGGAATACCTGTAGGAGTTTCTGGAAGTACTAACTTAATAAAAGTTCATATAGTAGGAGAAATTATAATAAAAGGAACTGGCATAGGTTACAAATCTGCTAATGGAAAAGTTTGTTTAGCTTTAAATATAGAAGACTTACAAAATAAGTTTGAAGAGGGAGATATTTTAGTATCAATAAGTACAGATAAAGAGTTAACAAAATATATAGAAAAAGCAGGAGCAGTGATTACTGAAGAGGGCGGACTTACTTCACATGCTGCAATAGTAGGATTAAACCTAGGAAAACCAGTTATCGTAGGAGCAAAGGGAGCAACTGAAGAATTAAAAGATGGAGAAATAGTAACAGTAGATACTGTTAGAGGAGTAGTATACAAAGGAGAAACAAAAGTATTATAA
- a CDS encoding MutS family DNA mismatch repair protein encodes MSINNKFLKRVKYFEKKESKYKKLYDFISTLRLVTIILALALTYVFIKVERSPYISYGMISSYALFIFLIIKHANISSKLKRAKCMIAINQKYIDRMNNKWVDFSDSGEENLDADYPYLEDLDIFGKESLFQLINTTNTFYGRKKLIRLLKKPEKNIEDILERQEAVKELSEKIDFCQELDYYGQCREKSMQDPTGLLNYYENSSKVIKTQWIKGIIYILPIITILTFFLVISLKMYQFSYLLLFFAILHIVVCIIGFFKISPILNSLHKFKNDLESYANILALIEKEKFNSNYLKKLKSDLFCKDGSASKSIKKLNKTVDMIDLRYNAILYGILNIILLWDYRCLFSLEKWKDSYGRLVRKWTEVIAEFESVSSLAVLLQINPKWTFPKFTTQNTMFSAEEMGHPLIDDESRVCNDVNIKNNIFIVTGSNMSGKTTFLRTIGVNLILAYAGAPVCSKDLKCSIMDIFTSMRISDNLNEGLSTFYAELIRIKMIIEHLPKRRPMIFLIDEIFRGTNSKDRIIGAKNVIKHLSRDWVIGLMSTHDFELCDLENRDKIKNYHFSESYSDGQIGFDYKLREGRSYTTNARYLMKMVGIEITE; translated from the coding sequence ATGTCAATCAATAATAAATTTTTAAAACGTGTAAAATATTTTGAAAAGAAAGAGTCAAAATACAAAAAATTGTATGATTTTATTAGTACTTTGAGATTAGTTACTATAATTTTAGCATTAGCACTTACTTATGTCTTCATAAAAGTAGAACGTTCGCCTTATATTTCCTACGGTATGATTTCTTCATATGCATTATTTATATTTCTTATAATAAAACATGCTAATATATCATCGAAACTTAAGAGAGCAAAATGCATGATTGCTATTAATCAAAAATATATTGATAGAATGAATAATAAATGGGTGGATTTTAGTGATAGTGGAGAAGAAAATTTAGATGCGGATTATCCTTACTTAGAAGATTTAGATATATTTGGCAAGGAATCATTATTTCAATTGATAAATACAACAAATACATTCTATGGTAGGAAAAAGCTAATAAGATTACTAAAGAAGCCAGAAAAAAATATTGAAGATATATTAGAGCGACAAGAGGCAGTAAAAGAACTATCGGAAAAAATTGATTTTTGCCAAGAGCTGGATTACTATGGTCAATGCAGAGAAAAAAGTATGCAAGACCCGACAGGATTGTTAAATTATTACGAGAATTCTAGTAAAGTTATAAAGACACAATGGATAAAAGGCATAATATATATATTACCTATAATAACGATACTTACATTTTTCCTAGTAATAAGTTTAAAAATGTATCAGTTTTCATATTTGCTCTTATTTTTTGCAATATTACATATAGTCGTTTGTATAATAGGTTTTTTTAAGATATCGCCTATTCTAAACTCGTTACACAAGTTTAAAAATGATTTAGAATCATATGCCAATATATTAGCTTTAATAGAAAAAGAGAAATTTAATAGTAATTATTTAAAAAAATTAAAATCAGATTTATTTTGTAAAGATGGATCAGCTTCTAAATCAATAAAAAAATTAAACAAAACTGTTGATATGATTGATTTAAGATATAATGCTATTCTCTATGGTATTTTAAATATTATTTTACTGTGGGATTATAGATGCTTGTTTTCTTTAGAAAAATGGAAAGATAGCTATGGACGATTAGTAAGAAAGTGGACGGAAGTAATAGCAGAATTTGAAAGTGTTTCTAGTTTAGCAGTACTATTACAAATAAATCCTAAATGGACTTTCCCAAAATTCACAACACAAAACACAATGTTTTCTGCTGAAGAAATGGGTCATCCACTAATTGATGATGAAAGTCGTGTATGTAATGATGTGAACATAAAAAACAACATTTTTATTGTAACAGGTTCAAATATGTCTGGTAAGACTACATTTCTTAGAACAATAGGAGTAAACTTAATTTTGGCATATGCTGGAGCACCTGTTTGCTCTAAAGACCTTAAGTGTTCTATTATGGACATATTTACATCTATGAGAATAAGCGATAATTTAAACGAAGGTTTATCAACATTTTATGCTGAACTTATTAGAATAAAAATGATAATTGAACATTTACCTAAAAGGCGACCAATGATATTTCTTATTGATGAGATATTTAGAGGTACTAATTCTAAAGATAGAATTATTGGGGCTAAAAATGTTATAAAACATTTAAGTCGGGATTGGGTAATTGGATTAATGTCAACACATGATTTTGAGTTATGTGATTTAGAAAATAGAGATAAAATAAAGAACTACCATTTTTCAGAAAGCTATAGCGATGGTCAAATAGGTTTTGACTATAAGTTAAGAGAAGGCCGTTCGTATACTACAAATGCAAGGTATCTTATGAAAATGGTAGGTATTGAAATAACCGAATAG
- the pfkA gene encoding 6-phosphofructokinase — MKKIGILTSGGDAPGMNAAIRAVVRTGIYNKAEVMGIKEGYKGLINGYIEEMNLSSVADIIHKGGTILRTARSDEFKTEDGKKKALDMLKKFKIDGLVVIGGDGSLKGAQSLSDLGIPTIGIPGTIDNDLGYTEYTIGFDTAINTVLDAISKIRDTSTSHGRANIIEVMGRNCGDIALHAGLAGGAESIIVPEEGLNIENVCKKLIQGKNRGKLHSIIMLAEGVGKRSPYELGNDIEKNTGIETRVTILGHLQRGGSPTAMDRIIASKMGAKAVGLLLRGAKSRTVGIRENKVIDMDIDEALCIEKVFDHATYNLTKILSI, encoded by the coding sequence ATGAAAAAGATAGGAATATTAACTAGTGGTGGAGATGCACCAGGAATGAATGCGGCTATAAGAGCAGTAGTCAGAACGGGGATATATAATAAAGCTGAAGTAATGGGAATAAAAGAAGGTTATAAGGGCCTCATAAATGGATATATAGAAGAAATGAATCTATCATCTGTAGCAGATATAATACATAAAGGTGGAACAATATTAAGAACTGCGAGAAGTGATGAATTCAAAACAGAAGATGGTAAGAAAAAAGCTCTTGATATGTTAAAAAAGTTTAAGATAGATGGTTTAGTAGTTATTGGAGGAGATGGATCTCTTAAAGGAGCACAATCACTAAGTGATTTAGGCATACCTACTATTGGAATACCAGGAACAATAGATAATGATTTAGGATATACGGAATATACTATTGGTTTTGATACAGCAATTAATACAGTTCTAGATGCAATAAGTAAAATAAGAGATACTTCAACATCACATGGTAGAGCGAATATAATAGAAGTTATGGGAAGAAATTGTGGAGATATAGCGCTACATGCAGGACTTGCCGGAGGTGCAGAAAGTATTATAGTTCCAGAAGAAGGACTAAATATAGAAAATGTATGTAAAAAATTAATACAAGGGAAAAATAGGGGAAAGCTACATAGTATAATTATGCTTGCAGAAGGAGTAGGAAAAAGAAGTCCATATGAGTTAGGTAATGATATAGAAAAAAATACAGGCATAGAAACTAGGGTAACTATATTAGGTCATCTTCAAAGAGGAGGAAGTCCTACAGCTATGGATAGAATAATAGCTAGTAAGATGGGAGCTAAAGCGGTAGGACTATTATTAAGAGGTGCAAAATCAAGAACAGTAGGAATAAGAGAAAATAAAGTAATAGATATGGACATAGATGAAGCTCTTTGCATTGAAAAGGTTTTTGATCATGCAACTTACAATCTAACAAAAATACTTTCAATTTAG
- a CDS encoding helix-turn-helix domain-containing protein has product MKKYIADEKKIRKTMIDKNIKTINELSRLSGVSKPKIYEFLNGKTPLQTTFVRLAEFLEADPNELIVEVEEDEY; this is encoded by the coding sequence ATGAAAAAGTATATAGCTGATGAGAAAAAGATAAGGAAAACCATGATTGATAAAAATATAAAAACAATAAATGAGCTTTCAAGACTCTCAGGGGTTTCAAAACCAAAAATATACGAATTTCTCAATGGAAAAACACCGTTGCAGACTACATTTGTTAGATTAGCAGAGTTTCTAGAAGCTGATCCAAATGAATTAATTGTTGAGGTAGAAGAAGATGAATATTAA
- a CDS encoding helix-turn-helix domain-containing protein, which translates to MSISYKKLWKLLIDRDMKKKDLRETAGISTASMAKLGKNENVNTEILVKVCNALNCNISDIMEIVDDDN; encoded by the coding sequence ATGTCCATAAGTTATAAAAAACTATGGAAACTTCTTATAGACAGGGACATGAAAAAGAAAGACTTAAGAGAAACAGCTGGTATTAGTACAGCTTCAATGGCTAAACTCGGAAAAAACGAAAATGTTAATACCGAAATTTTAGTAAAAGTATGTAATGCTCTTAACTGCAACATTTCAGATATTATGGAAATTGTTGATGATGATAATTAA
- the rlmD gene encoding 23S rRNA (uracil(1939)-C(5))-methyltransferase RlmD, whose amino-acid sequence MDLPVKKDDVVDIEIIDMSHEGLGVGKIDGFTIFINDGIVGDKGKAKITKVKKNFAEGKMLDIYEPSIHRIESKCKISHLCGGCQFQELDYNKQLEIKTNKVINDIRKIAKLEDTVVHPTIGMDSPFRYRNKGQVPVGIYNDKTMIGFYKKGSHEIVDTKSCIIQHELNDKVIEIVKEFMEKYDVKGYDKRTNKGVIRHILTKVSFRTNDLMIIIVTNTKKIPYKDELIDTLTSKIPNIKSIVQNINTKKTNLVMGEKNITIYGEDKIIDYIGDLKFKISPQSFFQVNPIQTEVLYNKALEYADLKGNETVFDIYCGIGTISLFLSKKAKKVYGIEVVEQAIKDARENAKLNNIENVELYDGTAEDIFPKLYDKGIKADVVVLDPPRKGCDELVLDTIVKMQPKKVVYVSCNPSTLARDLKYLSENGYKALEVQPVDMFPGTSHVECVVLMSRIDK is encoded by the coding sequence ATGGATTTACCTGTGAAGAAAGATGATGTAGTTGATATAGAAATAATAGATATGAGTCACGAGGGACTTGGAGTAGGAAAAATAGATGGATTCACTATATTTATAAATGACGGGATAGTAGGAGATAAAGGAAAAGCAAAAATAACTAAAGTAAAGAAAAACTTTGCTGAAGGAAAAATGCTAGATATATATGAACCTTCAATACACAGAATAGAATCAAAATGTAAGATATCACATTTATGTGGAGGATGTCAGTTTCAAGAACTAGACTATAATAAACAATTAGAAATAAAGACAAATAAAGTTATTAATGATATAAGAAAAATTGCTAAACTAGAGGATACTGTAGTTCATCCTACAATAGGAATGGATAGTCCTTTTAGATATAGAAATAAAGGACAAGTTCCTGTAGGAATATATAATGATAAAACAATGATAGGATTCTATAAAAAAGGAAGTCATGAAATAGTAGATACAAAAAGTTGTATAATACAACATGAATTAAATGATAAAGTAATTGAAATAGTAAAAGAATTCATGGAAAAGTATGATGTAAAAGGGTATGATAAAAGAACTAATAAGGGAGTTATAAGACACATACTAACTAAAGTATCATTTAGAACAAATGACCTTATGATTATAATAGTTACAAATACTAAGAAAATACCATATAAAGATGAACTCATAGATACTTTAACAAGTAAAATACCAAATATAAAAAGTATAGTTCAAAATATAAATACTAAAAAGACAAATTTAGTAATGGGAGAAAAGAATATAACTATATACGGAGAAGATAAGATAATAGACTATATAGGGGATTTAAAATTTAAAATATCTCCACAATCGTTTTTTCAAGTTAATCCTATTCAAACAGAAGTGCTATATAATAAAGCACTTGAGTATGCAGATCTAAAAGGAAATGAAACTGTATTTGATATATATTGTGGTATAGGAACTATATCACTATTCTTATCTAAGAAGGCTAAGAAGGTATATGGAATAGAAGTAGTAGAACAAGCTATTAAAGATGCTAGAGAGAATGCAAAGCTTAATAATATAGAGAATGTAGAGTTGTATGATGGGACAGCAGAGGACATATTTCCAAAACTATATGACAAAGGAATAAAGGCTGATGTAGTTGTACTTGATCCACCTAGAAAGGGCTGCGATGAATTAGTACTAGATACTATAGTAAAAATGCAACCAAAGAAAGTTGTATATGTATCATGTAACCCTTCAACACTTGCTAGGGATTTGAAGTACCTTAGTGAGAATGGGTATAAGGCTTTGGAGGTTCAGCCTGTGGATATGTTTCCGGGGACTAGTCATGTGGAGTGCGTGGTATTGATGTCAAGGATTGATAAATAA
- a CDS encoding DNA adenine methylase, giving the protein MNIKPVIKWSGSKRSQAFEIVNKIPKHNKYFEPFLGGGSIMYALNPSNAICSDICEPLIKLWDVIKKDPIGLADYYREQWERMQEEGYQVYYEIRDEFNSSFSPYNLLFLSRTCVNGLIRFNSNGQFNNSLHYSRKGINPETLRKIILDWSSRIQMVTFKACDYKEATKEASEGDFIYLDPPYFNTKGRYYNLSTIDFDEFFDYLKELNNRGVKWALSFDGKTTNKDYSVQLPDNLYVNHYYLHAGKSAFKKVMDKQSNTVYESLYTNY; this is encoded by the coding sequence ATGAATATTAAGCCAGTTATTAAATGGAGTGGAAGCAAACGCAGTCAAGCTTTTGAAATAGTTAATAAAATTCCAAAACATAATAAATATTTCGAGCCCTTTTTAGGGGGCGGTTCTATAATGTATGCTTTGAATCCTAGTAACGCTATATGCTCAGATATTTGTGAACCTTTAATAAAATTATGGGATGTTATCAAGAAAGACCCTATTGGTTTGGCAGATTATTATCGTGAACAATGGGAAAGGATGCAAGAGGAAGGTTATCAGGTCTATTATGAAATAAGAGATGAATTTAATAGTTCATTCTCTCCGTATAATTTGTTATTTTTATCACGTACATGTGTTAATGGATTAATTCGATTTAACAGTAATGGTCAATTTAACAATTCATTACATTACTCAAGGAAAGGAATTAACCCAGAAACCCTTAGAAAGATTATCTTAGACTGGTCGAGTCGTATACAAATGGTAACCTTTAAAGCATGTGATTATAAAGAGGCTACAAAAGAAGCAAGTGAAGGCGACTTTATTTATCTTGATCCCCCGTATTTTAACACAAAGGGCCGTTATTATAATCTATCCACAATCGATTTTGATGAGTTTTTTGATTATCTAAAAGAGCTTAATAATCGCGGAGTTAAGTGGGCGTTGTCTTTTGATGGAAAAACTACTAATAAGGATTATAGTGTGCAGCTACCAGATAATCTATATGTTAACCACTATTATTTACACGCAGGAAAATCAGCGTTTAAAAAAGTAATGGATAAGCAGAGCAATACGGTCTATGAATCATTGTATACAAATTATTAA